From Hydra vulgaris chromosome 15, alternate assembly HydraT2T_AEP, one genomic window encodes:
- the LOC136091754 gene encoding uncharacterized protein LOC136091754, which translates to MEKIIKKAKDFEDLLGSHKYKILSNGFVYNVFLKQNRNATETAKYLIQQFSKSECKVSSLTLSILRVNEKIQFFKRHIHYSWDRIVVFLSEDFKFPLARASLLPVQPKTPPSVSLLKTRINRECHSCEKRKLYNKALLTQNKKLRTVIKTVKKEKTTISKTFQVKRVNQLIKRTSRRISKYQLKAQKYEADVISLTKSLKKLNLKCKSLVKENKSCKKKILALEFTILDLEKKLRVQDLALKESDITIDQLNCDINQIEKGSIFTKEKKSFNASLRLVVYHCLESNVPVDAIPKVIMSCASLGNVNLKPQDLPNLSTIAQMSRKMGVIALLQVAETIINADVVTLAFDATTIKGIHINQIHFATKQQILTASITELPGGKAEDYVKHITDTIEDLANTYAAYYKLEIADVMKKLMGKIMSNLTDRASVNHAAVVKLNSILEKELLELNCHLHPLDGIASETRKAHQKLNDTIPSTTYGSDCRAANLLYSISKLRYKAKGDPHGFKSFLKQSGLSCSTFPRYVGNRLHILFCSAGIVYRHRQILVNYLEKYCNNTTLLRTSLLRDFKNEEIMIHLQALGLWGKFLTGPWMALFYAEEKQRNHFELAEYPKSAIKVVEILCNEPEFLLSSQLDAFGRPLISDETLVTLRIIEGKYLEQLLSVLKIIANATVTVLKRQLSRYLTGELSTPSQFMQDKAVSVPINNIWAEKTLGMIDFFTRRAPNAEISFLDENSLDIVHNSIFSSLSEYQRVKVLEMLNEDPVKIEGARVEHLWNEERDEVAYKGRIVMKLPPVTGKVVSFIIAYWKEDEEEDDPEDFKIPVENLLADVALECTVNNGSIDIVCDNCLLDVEFRCVKSQKCISNRFLCDYVKDCDDASDELNCNYTECTAGDFQCENKHCILLSHRCDNTDDCGDNIDEVSCGKCENSTKCIPIDSVCNEINDCPLSDDEGPLCKLNGCLQKNGGCYHFFSQTPNSVQCSCRSGYILSNDSQTCENINECFINNGMCSQLCYDTKWSYKCICAEGYFLREGSQSCTAGGPSPSIIFSDGKSIREINSATDGLKSLVDGLSNAIGVDFHWQEQRLYWSDVGTDKIERMFLNGSGREVIISQGMNSPEGIAIDWVAENIYWSDVFGYY; encoded by the exons gacaCATACATTATAGCTGGGATAggatagttgtttttttaagtgaAGACTTCAAGTTTCCGCTAGCCAGGGCATCACTTCTCCCTGTTCAGCCAAAGACACCTCCTTCTGTGTCTCTATTAAAGACAAGGATTAACAGAGAATGTCATTCCTGTGAAAAAAGGAAACTTTATAATAAAGCCTTACTTACTCAAAACAAAAAGCTTAGGACAGTGatcaaaacagtaaaaaaagagaaaacaacAATCAGTAAGACTTTTCAAGTTAAGAGAGTAAACCAACTAATTAAAAGAACCTCACGCCGGATCTCAAAATATCAGTTGAAGGCCCAAAAATATGAAGCTGATGttatatctttaacaaaatcCTTGAAAAAGTTGAACCTCAAATGCAAAAGTTtggttaaagaaaataaaagttgtaagaAGAAGATCCTGGCATTAGAATTTACTAttttagatttagaaaaaaaacttagagTTCAAGACTTAGCATTGAAAGAAAGTGATATTACCATAGACCAGCTAAACTGCGACATCAATCAAATTGAAAAGGgttcaatttttacaaaagaaaaaaaaagtttcaatgcCTCATTGCGTCTGGTTGTTTACCATTGTCTTGAAAGCAACGTGCCTGTAGATGCCATACCTAAAGTGATCATGTCATGTGCAAGTCTTGGTAACGTGAATTTGAAGCCTCAAGATCTCCCCAATCTGTCAACGATTGCGCAGATGTCCAGAAAAATGGGAGTAATTGCTCTGCTACAAGTGGCAGAAACAATAATAAATGCTGATGTTGTGACATTAGCATTTGATGCAACAACAATTAAGGGCATTCACATAAATCAAATTCATTTTGCTACTAAGCAACAAATCCTTACAGCCAGCATTACTGAATTACCAGGAGGCAAGGCAGAGGACTATGTAAAACACATTACTGATACCATTGAGGATTTAGCCAACACATATGCAGCATATTATAAATTAGAGATTGCTGATGTAATGAAAAAACTAATGGGCAAAATAATGTCAAACTTGACAGACAGGGCCTCAGTTAACCATGCAGCAGTTGTGAAGCTAAACAGCATACTTGAAAAAGAGCTGTTAGAGTTAAACTGTCATCTGCATCCACTTGATGGAATAGCCAGTGAGACCAGGAAAGCACATCAAAAGCTGAATGATACAATACCCAGTACCACTTATGGGTCAGATTGCAGAGCTGCAAATCTTTTGTACAGCATTTCAAAGTTAAG ATACAAGGCCAAAGGAGATCCGCATGGTTTTAAATCCTTTCTCAAGCAAAGTGGATTATCTTGCAGTACTTTTCCAAGGTATGTTGGCAACCGATTGCACATACTGTTTTGTTCAGCTGGCATTGTATACAG GCACAGACAAATACTAGTCAACTATCTGGAGAAGTACTGCAACAACACGACTTTACTGAGGACATCTCTACTAAGAGATTTCAAGAATGAGGAGATAATGATCCATCTACAAGCCCTTGGACTCTGGGGCAAATTCTTAACTGGACCTTGGATGGCCCTTTTTTATGCAGAGGAAAAACAAAGAAACCATTTTGAATTg GCTGAGTATCCCAAATCTGCAATTAAGGTTGTTGAAATACTTTGTAATGAGCCGGAATTTCTATTGTCGTCACAGTTAGATGCATTCGGTCGCCCACTGATTTCTGATGAGACATTGGTTACATTACGCATTATTGAAGGGAAGTATTTGGAGCAATTGCTttcggttttaaaaataatagctaaTGCTACAGTGACAGTTTTAAAAAGGCAGCTGTCAAGGTACTTGACTGGTGAACTCTCTACACCGAGCCAGTTCATGCAAGATAAGGCAGTTAGTGTCcctattaataatatttgggCTGAGAAAACCCTTGGCATGATAGACTTTTTTACTCGCAGGGCGCCTAATGctgaaatttcatttttagatg aaaatagttTAGATATTGTACATAATTCCATTTTCTCTTCACTCTCAGAATACCAAAGAGTCAAAGTATTAGAAATGTTAAATGAGGATCCAGTTAAAATTGAAGGAGCTAGAGTTGAACATTTATGGAATGAGGAGAGGGATGAAGTAGCTTATAAGGGAAGAATAGTTATGAAGTTACCACCAGTTACTGGAAAAGTTGTTAGTTTTATAATTGCATATTGGAAAGAGGATGAAGAAGAAGATGATCCAGAAGACTTTAAAATACCAGTAGAAAACCTCTTGGCTGACGTTGCTCTTG agtgtACAGTTAATAATGGTTCAATCGATATTGTTTGTGACAACTGTTTACTTGATGTTGAGTTTCGCTGTGTTAAAAGTCAGAAATGCATTTCAAACAGATTTTTGTGTGACTATGTAAAAGATTGCGATGATGCATCAGATGAATTAAACTGCAATTACACAGAATGCACAGCAGGCGATTTTCAATGTGAAAATAAACATTGTATTCTTTTATCTCATCGATGTGATAACACTGATGATTGTGGTGATAACATTGATGAAGTATCTTGTG GAAAATGTGAAAATTCAACAAAGTGTATTCCTATAGATTCTGTGTGTAATGAAATTAATGACTGCCCTTTATCCGACGATGAAGGGCCTTTATGCAAACTAAATGgatgtttgcaaaaaaatggtGGTTGTTATCATTTTTTCAGCCAAACACCAAATA GTGTACAGTGCAGCTGTCGATCAGGATACATACTATCTAATGATTCACAGACTTGTGAAAATATCAATgagtgttttattaataatggtATGTGTAGTCAGCTTTGCTATGATACCAAATGGTCTTATAAGTGCATATGCGCGGAAGGATACTTTTTACGTGAAGGAAGTCAGTCATGTACAGCTGGtg GTCCAAGTCCAAGTATTATTTTCTCAGATGGTAAATCAATACGTGAGATCAACTCAGCAACAGATGGTTTAAAATCGTTAGTAGATGGATTATCAAATGCAATTGGTGTAGACTTTCATTGGCAAGAGCAGCGCTTGTATTGGTCAGATGTTGGTACTGATAAAATTGAGCGAATGTTTCTAAATGGATCAGGTCGTGAAGTAATAATTAGCCAAGGGATGAATTCACCTGAAG gCATTGCAATTGATTGGGTAGcagaaaatatttattggtCTGACGTGTTTGGATACTATTGA